In the genome of Pararhodobacter sp., one region contains:
- a CDS encoding ArsI/CadI family heavy metal resistance metalloenzyme, protein MKRFHVHVAVADLSASIRYYSALFAAEPTTVKSDYAKWALDDPRVNFAISARGTSPDKLGVDHLGIQVETNEELAEMQDRLVSASLPLQEQSNMTCCYAKSDKYWSVDPQGVAWESFQTLESAPTYGQSRQATDSGGVCCTPVSNSFDMAPKAENACCKPGSACC, encoded by the coding sequence ATGAAGCGCTTTCATGTCCATGTCGCGGTAGCCGACCTGTCGGCCAGCATCCGCTACTACTCAGCACTCTTTGCAGCCGAACCCACAACGGTCAAATCAGACTATGCGAAATGGGCGCTCGACGACCCACGGGTGAATTTTGCGATCTCCGCCCGAGGCACTTCGCCAGACAAGCTCGGTGTCGATCACCTGGGAATTCAGGTGGAAACCAATGAAGAGCTAGCAGAGATGCAAGACCGTCTGGTAAGTGCGAGCCTGCCTTTGCAGGAGCAAAGCAATATGACCTGCTGCTATGCAAAGTCCGACAAGTACTGGTCTGTTGATCCTCAAGGCGTGGCCTGGGAGTCATTCCAGACGCTGGAGAGCGCACCGACCTATGGCCAGTCTCGCCAGGCAACAGACAGCGGTGGCGTGTGCTGCACACCTGTCTCGAACTCCTTTGACATGGCGCCCAAGGCAGAAAATGCGTGCTGTAAGCCTGGCTCAGCTTGCTGCTAG
- a CDS encoding metalloregulator ArsR/SmtB family transcription factor: METNSVLEALAALAHSIRLSVYRLLVQAGPEGLPAGRIAELMEIPASSLSFHLKELHRAGLLASRQDGRSIIYSARYETMNDLLGYLTENCCGGNPCSPITSCDTSLESKS, from the coding sequence ATGGAAACAAATTCAGTTCTTGAAGCGCTTGCCGCCCTAGCTCACTCGATTCGCTTATCGGTCTATCGCCTCTTGGTGCAAGCCGGGCCAGAGGGCCTGCCCGCAGGGCGTATCGCCGAGTTGATGGAGATACCCGCCTCATCATTGTCCTTTCATTTGAAAGAGCTACACCGGGCAGGATTGCTCGCCAGTCGTCAGGATGGGCGGTCGATTATTTATTCAGCACGCTACGAGACGATGAACGATTTGCTTGGTTACCTCACGGAAAACTGCTGTGGCGGCAATCCGTGCTCTCCCATCACCAGCTGTGACACCTCATTGGAGTCCAAATCATGA
- a CDS encoding cytochrome c biogenesis CcdA family protein, producing the protein MLELTVIGLLTAFFAGIASFLSPCVLPLVPGYLSYIAGGSAQLSTSDFEGRSARWRALGLSACFVAGFSMVFLILGASITAIGRLFLSYRYELNIAAGGVIVIAGLMIMGVIRAPMWMQRYYRFEPSAGGGKPWSATVLGMAFGFGWTPCIGPVLGGILILGATSESLGQGVLLLGIYALGLGVPFLLSAYFMTPFMRRLGSLRRAGRYLQIITGAILVLMGIAVASGQLVRFAIWLLKTFPALGAIG; encoded by the coding sequence ATGCTTGAATTAACTGTCATTGGGCTATTAACAGCGTTCTTCGCCGGTATTGCTTCCTTTCTCTCGCCCTGTGTCTTGCCACTTGTGCCAGGCTATCTTTCCTACATTGCGGGCGGATCCGCTCAGTTAAGCACCTCTGATTTCGAGGGGCGCTCCGCTCGATGGAGAGCACTAGGTCTTAGTGCATGCTTCGTTGCAGGTTTTTCCATGGTATTCCTGATTTTAGGAGCCAGCATCACCGCAATCGGGCGTTTGTTCTTATCGTATCGCTATGAACTGAATATTGCAGCGGGCGGCGTTATTGTCATCGCCGGCCTGATGATTATGGGCGTGATACGTGCTCCCATGTGGATGCAGCGTTACTACCGCTTCGAGCCCAGTGCAGGCGGCGGAAAACCCTGGTCGGCTACCGTGCTTGGTATGGCGTTCGGTTTCGGTTGGACGCCGTGTATCGGTCCGGTGCTCGGCGGTATCCTCATACTTGGTGCCACTTCTGAGAGTCTTGGACAGGGCGTACTGCTTTTGGGTATTTACGCACTGGGGTTAGGTGTGCCGTTCCTTCTTTCCGCGTACTTCATGACCCCCTTTATGCGTCGACTGGGTTCGTTGCGCCGTGCGGGTCGCTACCTTCAGATAATCACCGGCGCGATTCTGGTGCTGATGGGCATTGCGGTAGCCAGTGGACAGTTGGTGCGGTTTGCAATTTGGCTACTGAAGACCTTTCCGGCGCTTGGGGCGATTGGGTAG
- a CDS encoding TlpA disulfide reductase family protein gives MKNSFKIIAWAAMVLICVIAIAMVLFFYQRNNASKSLLSGVLNVSVDIGGQRFMRWHTPRKLPLIAFQDTTGKTVTLADFQGRVILLNVWATWCPPCREEMPSLDRLNAKRGGPDFEVVALSIDRDPDLIKPFYQDFGIRTLKHYVDPTTRVSDTLRAPGVPTTLLIDQEGREIGRAMGPAAWDSPQVEALIDGALLHTPTLDER, from the coding sequence ATGAAGAACTCTTTTAAGATAATTGCATGGGCGGCGATGGTGTTAATTTGCGTGATCGCCATCGCGATGGTTTTATTTTTTTATCAACGTAATAATGCCTCGAAAAGCCTCCTTAGTGGTGTCCTTAATGTTTCGGTGGACATAGGTGGACAGCGCTTCATGCGCTGGCATACTCCACGCAAACTGCCTTTGATCGCCTTTCAGGATACGACGGGTAAGACCGTGACCTTGGCCGATTTTCAAGGTCGTGTCATATTGCTCAATGTATGGGCGACCTGGTGTCCTCCGTGCCGGGAGGAGATGCCATCGCTGGATCGGCTAAATGCCAAGCGTGGTGGCCCCGATTTTGAAGTCGTTGCGCTGTCGATCGATCGAGATCCCGATTTGATCAAGCCGTTCTATCAGGATTTTGGCATTCGCACGTTAAAGCATTACGTTGACCCGACAACAAGGGTTTCAGACACGCTGCGTGCGCCGGGTGTGCCAACAACGCTATTGATAGATCAAGAAGGTCGCGAAATCGGCCGGGCGATGGGGCCTGCGGCCTGGGATAGCCCGCAAGTTGAAGCCTTGATTGATGGTGCACTGCTGCACACTCCTACTCTGGATGAGAGGTGA
- the ccmI gene encoding c-type cytochrome biogenesis protein CcmI, which yields MNLIFTLIAALLLAGVTLWLASVLWRGPRLDSSVEHHVVNAAVLRDQLIELEQDRDNGILSLEDHAVAQQELQRRVLEEATPAHDTKLRRRSSKQAAIALAIVLPVAATLSYLSLGNPAAITPPSAQSASAVTQADVQAMVDSLAARLASNPDDAHGWLMLARSYRYFERYADAAEAFSNAASVIQTDPLALSEYAETLARISPAGFKGEPTQLLERALALNPNEPFALTLAGAAALGRQDYPAAIDYWRQLLGQLPPDSDAARAVANTIERTRQEQTETVTAEN from the coding sequence ATGAATCTAATTTTTACCTTGATTGCAGCATTACTACTTGCCGGTGTCACCTTATGGCTGGCGTCAGTGCTGTGGCGTGGACCCAGGTTGGACAGTAGCGTCGAGCATCACGTCGTCAATGCGGCAGTACTGCGCGACCAATTGATTGAGCTGGAACAGGATAGAGACAACGGTATATTGTCTTTAGAGGATCATGCTGTAGCCCAGCAAGAGCTGCAACGACGCGTCCTCGAAGAGGCAACGCCAGCCCATGATACCAAGCTACGACGTCGGAGCAGCAAGCAAGCAGCCATAGCACTGGCTATTGTCCTGCCTGTGGCGGCAACCCTTAGCTATCTGTCCTTGGGCAATCCAGCAGCGATTACGCCGCCATCTGCGCAAAGCGCTTCTGCCGTGACACAAGCCGATGTACAGGCCATGGTGGACTCGCTGGCAGCACGCTTGGCAAGCAATCCCGACGACGCGCATGGCTGGCTCATGCTGGCACGTTCTTATCGCTATTTTGAGCGGTATGCCGACGCAGCGGAGGCCTTTAGTAATGCGGCTAGCGTCATCCAGACAGATCCTTTGGCCTTGTCTGAATATGCTGAAACACTCGCCAGAATCAGCCCTGCAGGATTCAAAGGGGAACCAACGCAATTGTTGGAGCGCGCACTAGCACTCAATCCTAACGAGCCATTTGCCCTGACTTTGGCTGGAGCTGCGGCGCTTGGGCGCCAAGACTATCCGGCAGCTATCGATTACTGGCGACAATTGCTCGGGCAGCTTCCGCCTGATTCTGACGCCGCGCGGGCTGTTGCAAACACCATAGAGCGGACCCGCCAAGAGCAGACCGAAACAGTGACTGCCGAGAACTGA
- a CDS encoding cytochrome c-type biogenesis protein produces the protein MKRWWLTLLCAVIALPSWADNSATERRMLDIAGELRCLVCQNESIAASRADLAVDLRQQIREQIQAGRSDTEIRAYMVDRYGDFVLYRTPLKPTTLLLWFGPMLLLGFGFLVLALTLRRRKSDVADTVLSDDERKRAQALLAQTTETGTSP, from the coding sequence ATGAAACGTTGGTGGCTGACATTATTGTGTGCGGTCATCGCCTTGCCATCGTGGGCGGATAACAGCGCGACGGAAAGGCGCATGTTGGATATTGCTGGCGAGCTGCGCTGTCTGGTGTGCCAGAACGAATCAATCGCGGCTTCGCGCGCCGACCTAGCCGTGGATTTGCGTCAGCAGATACGCGAGCAGATTCAGGCAGGCCGAAGCGATACTGAGATCAGAGCCTATATGGTGGATCGCTATGGCGACTTCGTGCTGTATCGCACGCCATTAAAGCCCACCACGCTATTGCTATGGTTTGGCCCCATGTTGTTGTTGGGTTTTGGCTTCCTTGTTCTGGCGCTCACATTGCGTCGCCGCAAAAGCGACGTGGCTGACACAGTGTTAAGTGACGACGAGCGCAAAAGAGCGCAGGCGCTGCTAGCCCAAACCACAGAAACAGGAACATCACCATGA
- a CDS encoding DsbE family thiol:disulfide interchange protein gives MSRFIWPLVGFVVLVGFLGFGLTLKPSEVPSPLINKSAPNFTLPQLASPEETFSPEAMKGKVWLLNVWASWCYACLEEHPVITALAKTHGVPIVGLNYKDIRGEAIAWLERHGNGYVLSVSDTQGRVGIDYGVYGVPETFVIDKDGLIRYKHIGAVTDSAVRDTILPLIRELEQ, from the coding sequence ATGAGTCGCTTTATATGGCCGTTGGTCGGTTTTGTCGTACTGGTTGGCTTCCTGGGTTTCGGTTTGACCCTTAAGCCCAGCGAGGTCCCTTCACCTTTAATTAACAAGTCTGCACCTAATTTCACGTTGCCCCAGCTGGCGTCCCCAGAGGAGACGTTTTCACCGGAAGCGATGAAAGGCAAAGTGTGGTTGCTCAATGTGTGGGCCTCCTGGTGCTACGCCTGCCTTGAAGAGCACCCCGTGATTACGGCTTTAGCTAAAACACACGGAGTGCCTATAGTCGGCCTGAACTACAAGGATATACGTGGAGAAGCTATTGCCTGGCTGGAACGTCATGGCAACGGATATGTGTTATCCGTGTCCGACACGCAAGGGCGCGTGGGTATCGACTATGGCGTTTACGGCGTGCCCGAGACCTTTGTTATCGATAAGGATGGGCTCATTCGTTACAAGCACATCGGTGCAGTAACCGATAGTGCGGTACGCGACACGATACTACCGCTGATACGGGAGCTTGAGCAATGA